Part of the Arachis hypogaea cultivar Tifrunner chromosome 6, arahy.Tifrunner.gnm2.J5K5, whole genome shotgun sequence genome, gcttatctgaaattcccaccaatgaatctgcataagtcttctatccttttattattcctttttatttctttattccaataatcacaattacccttttttctgcctaactgagatttgcaaggtgaccatagcttgcttcataccaacaatctccgtgggatcgacccttactcacgtaaggtttattacttggacgacccagtacacttgctggttagttgaacggaattgtgaaaataaacaatgtcaTAAGAGTAaattcatacaagtacaaagaacctgtgatcacaatttcgtccaccagccaaCGAACCACGTGAGACTCTTAGTCACCTCCCATAAAGGGCTTAATATACTCACTAAAAGACCTCTAATTCTTCATCAATTCAAGGATCAACTCAAGCCCACCAATCACAAGTATTTATTAAGATTTGTAAGAAGATAATATTGAAAGCTTTGCTGGAGGCAATCATTAATTAGTTATATttgattatattttaattttgatcctgttttaagttttgaatttgaatttcattagGGTTAGCATTTAAGGAGAGAAGTCAAACACTTGAGGGAGCTTCTCTTCTTCAGCAGCTTTTTTTAAGGATTTCTCTGAAGAACATGAGTAACAAattctccttggttaaggttaggagatcTGTTGGTTCCAATATACTAGTTTTTTCTACCTTTGATTTATACATTGATATCTTTTCAAGATTggattttcattcttcatcctaagagGCTTGAATGTGTTGGAAAATAATTCTTCTCTGACTTGAATTCTTTTAACTTCTTGAAaaagttgattaattgaattaagcttgaaaattaATTCTCACAACTCTTAAGTTTTGAAACTAGACTTGATAAGTGATATAAAATCAACTAAGGGAGATTCTTATAAATTGTGTGGCTTATGAATCAGTGAACGTGCTTaactcttttcttaaataattgactaagggattagtgattaattaggttaaagaaaaataaaaaagccaaggaattagggtttgattattgatgattttccatgattgtgtctttgcatgatcaaggtgGAAAGTGAAAAGTATTAATCCAGAAGTTTCaacatctctaaaaccttaactcttTTACTTGTATTCTTCTTCAATACTCATTGCTTGCCTTCGTTCACCTTGCTACTTATGTTACAAGTTATTCAAAACCCTAGTTTGACTATCTGACTAAATTAATTGGTTGACTAATGTTTGTTTAATCCATTAATTTTTATGGGATCAACATTCACTCACCATGActttattacttggtacgacttggtgcacttgccggtagtatTGTGGTATAAAATCTGCATCACTCACTTGAAATGCTAGACAGACTTAAGTCGGTACTGACGGTTAAGTTACCGATATGCGTTTTTACGtatttttcttcataaaattatattttcctGCTCAAAAAATTCGCTGAATCCAATTATCATTGTTAAATTTCTAAATTATGAATTCTTAATTTTCCAACTCCATTTGGcccatatttaattaattacatatttttatttaatgactaattatccaattaattcttttataattttttttggatcttACAATATACATTTTGTCATAGAAATTAAGACATTGGTTTATTACATACTacgttttttttaattaattcaattattttgtgaattttttttttgttatgtacTTTTATTTAGTATATAGTTGcaccaataaaaaataataaattgagcTTAACCTAAagttaaatatattaaagaatattttttcattaaaaatacttcagatataaataaaaaagtaaatattttccATGCATCGCACAGATATATACActagttataaaattaaaagtgcaCGATCGATATGCTGTAATAATATATGTAGTTAAAGTAGTTAAAATATCTTTAGTTTaagaataaagtattatttttatcttcAACATTTGGATTagttccaaaatttttttaacgattaaataattatatttaagtcCCTAATATTTCAAAATTATCTCAATGCTATCCTATCATTAGGGATCTGTTAACTGAATTGACGGTggaacaaaattgagacaattttaaacATTAgtgacttaaataggacaaaaaagTTGAAGACAAAAATGATTTACTCTTATAAGAATTaccaaattaagtaaaataaaaataaattttaatagaatGAATTGCATTACGAATTcaagatttttactcatcataaaatatttctaGAATAATTAATGGATAAACTTCCAAAAAAATAAGTacgatacatatataataaagtataGATTATActttttttgtctctaatatatcaaatttttttaatatttaatttaaataaactttatttttaacttagaaataaattaattttatcctttaataatattaattttttatggtaAGTAGTTACACTACTAGAAAATGGCTTAAtaaagacagatttacagacagatttggtttatattacagacggatttttagtTACCGACGGAATTactgacggattttgtccctctgtaaaagcctcgtcggaaattagttaccgacggatttttttctgtcggaaaattaccgacggatttttaccagttaccgacggattttccctctgtaaattttcCCTCCATTTCCTGAAGAAgacgaactttccgacggattttcagacggattttccgtctgtaattacagacagatttttcgacaaattttccgtcggtaattacagacaaattttcCGACGAATTTTCCCTCGGTAAtcacagacggattttccgacagattttctgtctgtaaattttttttagattacagacagaaaatctgtctgtaaatctgtcagtaagataaaatgaaatttttttagatttttcattgTAAAACAAACCTgttttatacaaaataatataaatttaataattacaattttttatctaattagtattcaaatatttataatattacaaaaaataaacaaattcatcataTTATAAAGCTAAAAGAAAAGtattataaacaagcaagtcaatataattcaaaacataaacaaagtgtattatcaactataatcctcagtatattgttcaaccatactaaatTTATCAACTATAGTCCTCAGTGTCATCTTCATCCCCATCATCATCATAGTCTTCATCCGAAGAGATTGAAGGTGgcggcggtggcggtggcggtggagCAGTAGTGGAACTACTTGACGCTCTAACCTTCTTGTAATAGCTAACATAAGCCTCATTCCATCTCTTCTGTTTCAGCTTTTCCTTCTTGGCCTTTCCAATTGCCCGTTCtaacttttctaacttcttttgagtcttttccaaaggagCCAAGCGTGTATCTAACAACTTACTAATACGCTCATCTGTCTGTTGAGTAACACGTTGAAAAAGCTCTTCATTGAGATTATGAATCTGTTCTCGCAAATCAGGAACAGAATTTTGATTTGTAGATGCTCTTCCAGATACAGAGTTGGCAGAAGTGGTTCTAGACTTAATAGAGCTAGAAAAGAATGCTCCTTTTCCGTAAACTCGATTCTTCTTTTGCCCACCACACACTTCCTCCCAAATCAAGTCTTCATCAATTGGTGGTAGCTCCATTCCTTGTGCTTGAGCCTCAACATGTTGGGCCTGAACTTCTGCTAACTTTTTTATAAACTTCTCCTGTTGCAGAATGATTATTAGCAATGCTATTTAATTTGCATACTATATCAAGTTATGAAAATATTTATTAGGGAATCAAGATGGAATGGAACAGATGCAATCGGAGTTTATCTTACACCTATGATGTCACAAGCACTGTACCATATCACAAGTATCTTATTAACAAAGACTATAAAGTTTTGATTTAcaggtaaaatatatatttacacaGTTATACATCGTACACATTGTTTATAgctctaattaattattaaattcacATCACCATGTGGAGTATACAGTGGAGATCATGATGCAGTTATTCCATATTTGGGTACAATGACATGGATAAAATCTCTGAATTTGTCGCTCAAACGAGACTGGTTACCATGGTATGTAGGTGGACAAGTAGGAGGGTAAGTACACTTGATTATATTTACATCCTCTGCTAATTAACAAGTATataaaaacataaacataaactaaCATGTATTTCTGTAGATATACATTGCAGTATACACAGGGGAATTATAACCTAGTGTATGCAACTGTGAAGGCAAGATAAAGCATTTAATTATATTTGACACACTGATTTAATTTCTTAtggagaaattaaaataaataatgtattataatattattaaacatacAGAAGATTTTCACAGTTCAAATCATCAAATGCATGGCAGAACAAAAATCAATTATAACAAGGTGAAACAAAATACAATGCTTGCTTTTTAAGAAACAAGAACTTTACTCccctaaaaaattagttaaacttATATTAGATGCTTTCTTAGGTTATCATCCATAAAACCACAAGTTAATCAATATGCCACAAACTCAGAAATCTAACAGAGCATGAGAAGTAGGTCCAAAACCAGCAAGTACATATATTGTCGTATAGAATTAGACACATGTTTTTCAGATATGTAAATTAAAACACATGTTTCTTTGCTCAGATCTGGaagaaattagagtttcattttgCTTGAAATGTTAAAAAACAAAGGTACTATAACTCTGGTTTTTGGATGTAATTCtgttataaaaacaaaattaaaaaacacaactactactactaataataataagtaacagAGAAGAAACTAAATAGTAGTAGTGAAaaatctatctacttaatatttATACTATATCTCACATGAGTGTCTCGAGAGCGTTTGTCCACCCATTTAGACTTGTCACTTTTAAGTGTGTGGGTTTCCTTGAAGACTTCCTCATGAGTTGGTGTACGGTCTAACTGCTTCTTCTATTTCACATAAACacagaataaaaaatttttatataaataaatgtcTATTAAATAAGATCTAAAGCCACTTAAATTATGTTACCATCCTCTCTATAGTTGAGCTCAGTGGAATAGAACCACCGCAATGGACAGAACCACCTAAGAGTGACACTCGATTCTCCCTCGCTTTTTTCCTTATATTTTTCCATTTCTCATCCGTTTCCCAGTACTTTTCCAACAACTTTTTGTAAGTAGGAATTAGCCATTCGTGGGTTGTATCCACACCCTCACGGATATCCGACATCATTTGGCTAAATCGCTTACTTGTCCTATATTTGAAAGCCTTCCAAAAAAACTCCTCATCATCGTCATCAATAAGAAAATGGCTCTGCACATAAAAAAGATACTATAATATAAGATAAGACAAGAAAATAACACAGCATTAAGCTCTTTTTGGATACAAGAAAATAACTCTAGTTCATGATTCATTGTTACCTCTTTTTGGATCCTGTATgttcctattttaattatgtaaggaATTTATTCGAAAAATAAATAGAGAGTATATAACTATATATCATGAATTATGGTATATCAACATGATTATTCAGAACTGATTGAAACAGGTAAACAAAACTTAGTAATTTATATACAGGACATTTATAAAGCTAAGTGAAACACATAttctcatgatatttttcttgcaGGACATTATATACAAGCCATTTATAGTATAGATGACAAAGatatacataaatcatatatgatcattgatatatatgttatttttaccTTCCACTCCTTAAACCAAAGCTTCTTTGTCAGAAGAGGGACATCCCCAAACTTTTTATATGGTTTATCATACCGTTTCTTGATGATCTCTGTAATCTTTTGCGAACCAGGAGGAAAAGGTAACCAACTGATAATTTCATAAAGAATTGACAAGTTAGGAaactaaaaaaaagtaattatttcTCTAATTTAAGCAATCAAATTTTACCTTGTTTTTCCATCTGGAACCAATCTTTGTTTTGTGACAATATCCTAGAAATCAATGAAGTTTACAATACAAAAATTGCACTAACCTGAAATCCAAGCAAAAAGTTGAAGAGATTGGACCAAAAATTTCTGAGCGAACACACAAATTAATCTTCTAACAATTAACTACTGTGCaataagagagaaagagagagagagttaggaAATTGCTATGGGAACATGAACAGTTCATCAGCTAacatgattttaataattaaagaaGTGATTGTAACGTTTATTATTTGTTAGACATGTAATGAACCGTATCCAAACTCCTAGGTAGGTTAACATGTTCAATAATAAGCTCAACAACATGAAGCTAGTGATATATGGTTTCCTTAGTATGAGAGTTAAAAAATTAACCAACTATATATATCACCAGAAAATTCCAAATGATTAAGCAATTTgcggaattaatttttttttatttcttcattggtatgataatctttttttttttattccagAATATAACTGGAATAGCACTACTACACTAGCAAGAAGATTTTTATGTTTAGGACTTATTATTAAGAAGTATTATTTTTTGGTTTCCCtaacatgaatttaatttttatacccTCACAGCAGAGTAAAAACTTGAAAGAATTTTACACGAATAATCAATCGTCTATTGACACAtcagcaaaaataattaattttaaaatttattatttaaaagtttatttaaacATGAGTTTgcttaaattataatataacaaattttatactattaaatatattaaacttAAAatcttaaatatatttaaaacttatatttttaaaattttattcatgACTTACTTATTTATAATCAGATTAAaactcttatatttttatgaataaatatttttttatttttaataatttatttaaaatacaaattatctttctataattcaaaaatttctaATCATTCCTTATTCATTCAAGTAATTAGTTTAAGTAGTCTCTATTAGTAGTCTCAAAAATCCCTATAAATAATGACATGCTAACGTGTTAGAAACCAACTAGATCAATAACAAAAATCAATTAgattaattacttaaataattaaaaatttttaaattatgaaaagacgctatattctttaaaaaaatgtcaagaattgaaaagaaaagttactctattttaatttattttaatatattatatttgatGGTCACAGGACAAAGCTgaaacaaacagaatcagatTGTGAGTTCCTGAAGAAGTGCTACGAAAGTCTAACAGAAGAGAATAAGAGGCTCCAAAACGAGCTTCAAGAACTCAAATCAATGCAAACAACAACACCCTTTTCCATGCAAATTCCACCAACAACTCTTACTATATGCCCTTCTTGTGAGACAATTTCTTATTGCTGTCCCAAATTTTGTGAGACAATCCATAAGAGTCATGAACATAATAATACTATATGACTACCATTTAGCTGCAATCACATTCCGAAACCATTTAAAAGGTATAATTAAAATGAGACCACAAGCTAGGTGTTtaatttccaaaattttcaacCATGGAACTGGAGACATAGGGAGTAGGAACATACTGCTTTATTATATGCAATCGATGCTTCTTCAGTTGCCTCAACAAGATATTTCCTGAGATAAAAAAATGGATAAAAGATAGTTGATTAATACTATATCAAGAACTGCTTATGAACTTACAGAGGTCATCAGTTGTACCTTATCTTATGAAGTGCGGGTATAGAGTCCTTTGTATAAGTTTCAAGCAGGAGAATATGTTCCAGAACCCTGATATGCAATGGCaaatatatcttttattaaacAAACAACTTTCtaccaataataaaaataataaagtctAATTTACTCTGGAAAACCTCTCCAGTTTCACTTAATTTTCACTAAGACCGGTATCAATTAAACATTTCTAATCAAGCTCGTATACTGTACAAATGTTTTTCATCAAGTACTTTTAGATTAAAAATAGTGGTGTGAAAACTCTGGTTCTAGTGCAGAGTTTTAATACAAGATGGTGTGAAGCCAACTACAACAACTTCAAAACAGAATGAGTGCAAACTTACAACAATGAATTTTTCAGTATTTTCTGGCTTCTTTGCAATCCCAATTGCAGTAGCTAATAATTTTCCAACAATGTTTTGTTATAGTTTATAAGAATTCTGAGATGGTAAATAATCAAGTTAAATAAGAAATCAAGTATATCTATGTGCAGATTTATTTTAACTATCAAGCTAAATATATATATGCTAACATGTGAAGAACAAAAGGCATCTTAAGATTCGAATTTTGTGGGAAACTaccaacaatatatatatatatatatgctaatcATGATAATACAACCTACCAAACCATGAGATAATAGCGCCATGATTGAGTGGGATAAATAAGCAGTTAGCTGAGGCTAAAAACATGTTATTTTGCATTTACTTTCAAGAAGTCATTCTCTTAAATCAAAGCCAACATAGGTTGTTAAGGTCATAATTTGGTTTACTAAATGGGTTCTATAAAGGAATTGATTTCATTTTTGAAAAGAAGTTTGTATTTCAGAATCCTAAGAGTAGACTAAATTAATGAAAATCCTAAGCTTGTGAATAATCTATCAGGATTTGATTTTCATTATCTAGAATGacattttcatttcatttcaaaATCTGAGTGTAAATATGTATatacatttttgttaagaaaaaaaaaaagaacaaagctACCATCCAGTATCTTAGTAACATAGAGATAGCAGTGCAAATGAATCCAAGGATAAATGAGACTGACTAGGGGAGGAGGACTAAGTGATGAAGCACAATAGCACATATAACATCATCCCATCATAAGATTAACGGCACACATTTAATAAACTTGCTACAAACATCACATATCGACCATGAATATTTCCATTATGCAttgccatttatattttttatctgatCCAGAAGTTTATAGACACATTCACACACACACAAAGTGATAGAGTGTACGTGGTATCAATCAACAATTGACTATATTGTAAAACAGAAATTACACCATTCAATAACTTCTGGTAGAAATTGGTTTTGATTAAACCCAACTACTGTGTCAATTGTTGATGAGAAAttgcaaatttttgaaaattaaacagTCAGTATGAAATTAGCATTTTAGTGgaatatcacaaatgtcaaattttaTCAGCAGTATACATGCCTTAATTTATTCAATAAAGATGATTGGCTTTACAAGAGTGTAGAGTATTTTCACACCAGTAATAAGAAAGGTTGATTTACACTTTTTGAACCCGTTAGAACTCTTCATCCTATACTCTTATTCAAATGAGGTAGTTGATATGAACTTGCAACATGAATTTTAGATATAGGCAGATGATGAAGCgtcagcaatttccaattttgCAAGAAACAATAGCTTAACTTACCATTAATAAAAACGGCAAGAGGTGGATGCTCCATCAAATAAGAGGTGGATGCTCCATCAAACTGCTACCTAAAGGATTGAACTAATTTCAGTACCATACCAAAACAAACACTATCTTCGATATGAGGTCACTACTAAACTTTTGATCAAgatttttaaagtttaatttcCGTAATATATAGGATGTGACAAGAACGAATTTAATCACATACCTTGGATTCAGCTCCAACCCAGCTCAGAAAAACTCCAGGTTCTGTTTGTTCAATGGACCTTCACAGAAAACCACTGTGTAGTTAGGAGAGCAAGTATGTTT contains:
- the LOC112696771 gene encoding uncharacterized protein → MMSDIREGVDTTHEWLIPTYKKLLEKYWETDEKWKNIRKKARENRVSLLGGSVHCGGSIPLSSTIERMKKQLDRTPTHEEVFKETHTLKSDKSKWVDKRSRDTHEKFIKKLAEVQAQHVEAQAQGMELPPIDEDLIWEEVCGGQKKNRVYGKGAFFSSSIKSRTTSANSVSGRASTNQNSVPDLREQIHNLNEELFQRVTQQTDERISKLLDTRLAPLEKTQKKLEKLERAIGKAKKEKLKQKRWNEAYVSYYKKVRASSSSTTAPPPPPPPPPSISSDEDYDDDGDEDDTEDYS